A stretch of DNA from Apis cerana isolate GH-2021 linkage group LG8, AcerK_1.0, whole genome shotgun sequence:
AACTACGGCAAGATGGGCGAAATCattagattatttatctttGCACTGAACTCTtactgttattaatattatcaacttTCAGAGCAGGACAAAATCTTTGTTTCCATTATCACTTATATATCAACTTTCTgtcaaacaattttatcatcTAAAAACGACTATTTTACATCAGCATAACAGTCTTCAtttgcattattaaatttctcttacattcttaataataatgttttagaaAGTTCCTCATTTCTTCAATATCATAacatttatctctttttatctcgcattatttagaattttgtaaattgtgccatttcaaagaaatatatcctataaaaatcataataatacgaataaaaatcataataaatttaataaatttaaaatattttaattatttaagaaaagattaatttttaatctagaatccataatattaaattaagcaTATAAACTTACCTAATTATTGGAatgtttatgataaattaacatataCTAGAAATTCCATGAGTTAAACTCTTTTCAAGAACAATATGAAATTCACTTAGAGGTTCAAGAATATGAATgaggaaatttaataatgtagaatttcttaaaaaagaagtttctTCATACATATCCGCGGTAGAACGCGCTTCGCTCATTGGTCGAAGCATAGAATGAAGAAGCTGCTCTCTGAATCAAAAAAAGTAAggattaaattcataaaaatgtattcgatattaagttattaaaattataatttacctCGCTGCTaagcatataaataattgaaattttccatctttACCAAGAGTCTGactaaacatattaatttgatcGATTAGATGACAATAACATCTTAAAGTTGCAaatctttgattattttctgCATGAATTCGTCTATCTCTATTAAGCCTCTGTGAATATTCGTCCATTTGTtccaataaagaaatttcaaaattttcttttacacgtactaaaatagatgaaaaagttcactattttattcatttcataatcaaaagttttataatatttttaataaattatttttaatactttaaaaataatagaaaataataacgtaCAGAGATAATCCCAAACATAAAAGTTTTTCCCAAATAtcctttgatttttaaatccaaataaaaatatttgttctaaTGATGGTACAAGACCACCTTCTCCACAAAGTAGAGCAGTCAAAGAACCATCTTGACATTCCCttctataatgaaatttgacaATTGCATTTACAGACTctcctataaaattatataaatttttaacattttcattataatttataattttatacttatacttgtaaatttattgtatattatgtatatattattaattatattttaaattgatatgatgtaaatttctatttgaattagaagagtatttgatttttattgatattttattcattgatatttaCCCAACATGTGTTGCAATTCAACTTGAGATAATATGGGACGTCTAGGTATGCTAGGAGATCTACATCTTGGTGGTGTTGAACATGACTCAACCAATTCTTCAATATTACGTGGTACCAGGGCGCCTACTAATAATCTTTCAGTAGATCCATCATCAATACCTTTGCCAAGCCATCTACCACaaggaaatttaaatgtatgtCCTGTAACTTCATTTCTTATTACGACGTATTCTACCATCCATTTAGGCGAAAGACCGGTATTGTCATGTCCAATGCGTAATGTGGAAAGCACACCTAAATTTTtatgctaaaataaaaattataaaattatttatttgcaatatagtatttaatgaattattaatgcaTAAGAACATACATGAAATACAAATTCCAATGCACCCTTTGGTATTGGAACTGGATTTGTTTCACAAAGTGTGCCAGAAATAGCAATCCAGCTATTTGCTGAAGTGGTAGCTGCACTAGCTTTTCGACTAGGAAATATAATGACCCTGTATGGCAATTTTGTAGttggataattatttgtaaaacaaaaataatcaactgcatttaatgttaaaagatGATATAAGAATtgttccttctcttcttcacAACGCAAAAATGCCGAACGTTTATATTgacttctaaaaataaaataataatatatatatatatatatatatataaatattttaaaaataagaaatataaaataagtatttaataccatttgcatatatttacaatattgctaaaatttttatttatatataaactaaactaatcaattttaatattaagtattttttttaaactcacAACTTACCTTAACAATCTATTATCTGATAATAAGGTTCTCAAATggcgagaaagaaattttttttcaagtgcTAATCGAACCCAGGCTCTGGCATATCCAATATGCGTTTTAATATCAGTCATTGCTTGCACATTTCGAATatcaaaaagtaaagaaagttGTTCAGGACCGACTTTTTTGTCTCCAGGGGACTTGTGCTTATCCGTGCCTCGTGTTGGTGAATCGATCTCCAATGCCAAATTCGGTAGATCTGTTACTGTtaacaaaattcaataaacaataattttagataaataaaataataaattcacattattataaaaatatttcaaacagtACATGCATATAATTCCATGCTTTAGACGAAAACAAAATATGACTGAACTTTaggcattttaaataaaaaaattattttaatcttcgatTATTTGCCAATTTGCAATTATGATTTCCATgctaattgtattatatatacaaattttatttttcaatcgcatattattaataaatcaaaaaaaaaaaaaaaatgacattcatatctataaaatttgtatattatgaatatctactaaaaaattttttatatcatttaaaatatcaatgtcAAATCATGCGATTTATTGACATTTACgatgattattaaatgattataaatataaaaataatatgttaataaaatctaataaaatctaattgaatattattatggcAAGCCAACATTACGCGGCTTACCATTAAAATTCTCCTTGATATAAGaagcaatttcaaaaatatttttgcccTTTAAGGATGAAATTAAACGCTCCGGTaatccaaaaaatttatttggtgATTTCTTGGCTATTTACAacacagaaaaataaaacagaaataaaaattgaagaaaaataactgaaaaagaattattgcatattttaaacaagatCACAActcaaaaaatgatatttcataattaaatggaattgttttctattttattataatattaaaaagatatgttattaattatatcaatatcagTTTGGcactttgatattttatatcatacattaaaatattttattcatttttgagttgtatataatatatttaataaaaaaaatctaatgaacaagttttttttgtataaataaaattaattgaataaatttaaataaataaacaaaaaaatgaactcaataaataatttaatttcacaataacaaaataatatacttcAAATATGATTGTTGatagaatcaataatttagaaaatagcaGCCAAACATACTCGCTGATATAATATGTGCAATATTAGCGAAAACATATAgagtcaaataaataattatttataagtaatgaGTCACTTACAACTAATACAGTGCAGAGTATCTACGTATGAGAAACTATCTCTACTTTTAAcactttatttgaaataaaataagacaCGTACAATCGAATCGCTTCCGCTCCACGCACCACGATAATGCTGCATTTCCAAATGTTATGAAGTTTagtgaatatattttccataataGAGTAAGActgtataaaaaatcttaataaaatataacaattaattttaacttaccAGGACAAAGAAAGTTAGAATCTAGAGGTTTATTCGGATCGTTACATTCTTCTACTTTTAATGCTTGATACATGGTAAGATGCGACCAAAGAGCACTTTTCCCCTGTTTGTTTTGCAATCCATGACTCCAAACTCGTTCTAAAAGATCACAGAGACTAGCGACTAATGTATTTTCTTCGACATCCGATAAAGATTCACCTCCATGACCTAACGCAACTGCTTCGGAACCCATTTTTTCAACCAacattctttttgtttttgatttacaatcctttaaataattaaaatgatattattttttaataataaatctactttatttttattttttcgtaaatataCCTTGagcaatttttcaacaaatgtCCAATTTGCTTGTGCTATTAATGCTGGACTCATATCCGCGGATAACTTAGTTTGAGGTCGAGGTGATTGAGTTTCTTGAGGTACCTGATTCTTTCCATTTGATTCTAtggatttcattttatatttccattgaGTTTGACCTCTTCGACTactgttatataaatagaaaattaaaatcaataattgaaatataaattacaaaatatatatttttgaattaaaaaataaaattaataaaattggaataacgatttatttttaaaatgtaatgttACAATTTGAGATATATATTCTTACCGAAGTATACTACGTGTGAAgcaggaaataaaataataaatgttaacgttttttttaagttagtagcttataattaataatgcttaaaaatgtatttgtaaatcaaatatttacctTTGAGCTGGTTCTTTATTTAAAGCAACATTATCTAATAAAGGAAAACTTCGGAAATATGCAGCTCTATGAGGAAGAATTTCAGTAGGTGGATTTGTTTCAAAATCAACATTTGTTAATCTctgttccaatattttttgtgattCTTCGATACTTGTACAAGATTCATAGCGTGTAGATCGTATAATACCCTccccaattttttttctataattaaaaaaattgtttaaattgaattatttaaatagatatgaaataatataaaaaatatttatttttttaccttaaaaaagaaattctttgatCAAAAACTCGTATGTTAAAATCAAGCTCACTCCATGTTGACATAACTTTACTGTCAACAAGAGATGCAAACATTTGCGTTTCTAgaaatcttgataaaaatGGTAAATGCTGCGTGGGTTGATCGGATAAAAATGTAGCTTTATCAAAAACATGCATACTGTCTCTATTATTCAACCATTCATCTTTATCCTATAacaattgattttcttttttcaaatacagaCTTATTGCAAAAGATAAatcatatacaaaaaattgtttcatactTGACTTGGCTGAATAACAAAATGCTCGTAACTAGAAAAAATCTGTACAAAACggttcaaaaaaatttccctAATTGCGTTATTAAACATAAGTGTTTCTTGATATTCTTCTTGAGGCGAAAGTACTCGTTCTTTCACGTTATCTTCCACTGAATCAATATCTTCTACATTTActcctgaaaaaaaattaataatgaataaaaataataatattattgattttctgcgataaatatattgtttatattataaaaattattaatttattaattattaatttaaattttttattattattaatatatttattaacaatttttattttttcagaaaaatataaaatataaatgagcataagatttatataaatttaaatgaaatttatatttgaaaaataaaaaatctttacccGTTCTTTTAACAATATCTACTATCCTTTGTAAAGTGTCTGATTGTGCTGTTGGTTCCGGTCGATCCCAATCTAAAACATCGTGTAAAGAATGTTTTCTGCGAGGAAGATGAAATCCAGAACCAGGAAGTGTCAGACTACTAGTCATGATGTCAccattataatgatttatgacCATATTATCAGtcctgaaaaaatatttcaatattataaacttcaatgaaaacaaatttttagaaaaaaaaaaaacattttttacttaCTTTCCCGTGAGTGGTACTTTGTACTTGTTTAAGAGAGTTCTAATCTCATcaataaattgcattttatgaGGAAATACAGGTAATTCTTCTGGAAATTGGCTACTTTGCTTATCTATATCTACATAACAAAGGTTCgcctgtaattaaaaaataaaattttaatataaaataatataatcaaattcaagtaaattagatatttctttttttcttttaacttaattaaaaaaatgtcaaaaaagtcatatatatacaaggattatataataaaaagaataagtttttaaaatttctattttaattaaacattaacaattccaattatttttaatgaaagaaatttgactttttacttaatttttaaaatttatgtatcacaaaataatgaaaatttcagaGTTATTAGGAAGTGCTAAATAATACTCACTTCGCTGGCAATTTTCAATACACCGCCCTCGCTTTGCGCGTGTAAACCCATTATAAACGGTACTGGTGCGTCCAAGAAATGATATAGACTGGCAGGCAATATCGGCACATACACATGTTGCCATGAAAATGGGAATAGAAGCGCCGTTATGCACTCAGATACTACCATCAGCTTGTGAAAATCCGAACTCCTGAGCAAAACTTGATTCTCTAATAGGACGCACGTGAATAATTGGATCACGCAGTCCGCGCCAAGCCATGTGAACATATCTTTCAGAGGATAATCTAACATCGGTAATTCTTGCGATGGCGTAGGTTGATGGATAACCAGCTCTAAAGGCGACTTCGCTGGTTCATCGTTGGGAACAAAGAACTTTAACGACTTTCCAGGCAATGGTACCGGCACATTGTACAACAGATTGTATACATAGGATTCTAAACTAAGACCAGGTCCTGGATGTCTAGGAACACATCtacaaaaatgaatatttgattaatttttaaagaaaaaaaaaagctaaaaatagttagaaatttataattccaaaatagtttaaattaaattttcgatttttgatattttaagaaatatcaatttaaatttcatcttaaAATCATCTTAaagtaattgataattaaatgataagtaaatgtttaaaactattaatatatataaaaattataatatataaatttaaattttgaaaaaatttgctcgaaagttaaaattttcaatttaaaaatttaaactgaaAAGTAGATAATACTAACtttaagatatttctttcaagaaaatcttttatcaaggatattttatattattaaaccaGGTAAAAATGCTGGAACATTATAAGATGGTAATCTAGATCTTTACTTACTTGTAGAGATTAGTGAGGAACGTTTTCGCGGCATGAAGGTAAGGTTGCTGGCATAGCAAGGATATCGATTTAGTCA
This window harbors:
- the LOC107995346 gene encoding DENN domain-containing protein 5A isoform X1, producing MNGSLGIMRGPEQHPQRFADYFVICGLDKDSGLEPDKYFGDSLQCTPLDRAYKSKVLGHYPDSVPWNPFDEHAVCMLCLPSGLKFRTQKHSVEPTFHSFVLTKEDGHRTYGFSLVFYEECRNRKICAAMQTLQAMHITELSSGQNGTPPTARKGQDGHNTRSLPRHFKLSAHSPSAALGYYDSTKDKLLVTKSISLLCQQPYLHAAKTFLTNLYKCVPRHPGPGLSLESYVYNLLYNVPVPLPGKSLKFFVPNDEPAKSPLELVIHQPTPSQELPMLDYPLKDMFTWLGADCVIQLFTCVLLENQVLLRSSDFHKLMVVSECITALLFPFSWQHVYVPILPASLYHFLDAPVPFIMGLHAQSEGGVLKIASEANLCYVDIDKQSSQFPEELPVFPHKMQFIDEIRTLLNKYKVPLTGKTDNMVINHYNGDIMTSSLTLPGSGFHLPRRKHSLHDVLDWDRPEPTAQSDTLQRIVDIVKRTGVNVEDIDSVEDNVKERVLSPQEEYQETLMFNNAIREIFLNRFVQIFSSYEHFVIQPSQDKDEWLNNRDSMHVFDKATFLSDQPTQHLPFLSRFLETQMFASLVDSKVMSTWSELDFNIRVFDQRISFLRKKIGEGIIRSTRYESCTSIEESQKILEQRLTNVDFETNPPTEILPHRAAYFRSFPLLDNVALNKEPAQSSRRGQTQWKYKMKSIESNGKNQVPQETQSPRPQTKLSADMSPALIAQANWTFVEKLLKDCKSKTKRMLVEKMGSEAVALGHGGESLSDVEENTLVASLCDLLERVWSHGLQNKQGKSALWSHLTMYQALKVEECNDPNKPLDSNFLCPALSWCVERKRFDSKKSPNKFFGLPERLISSLKGKNIFEIASYIKENFNVTDLPNLALEIDSPTRGTDKHKSPGDKKVGPEQLSLLFDIRNVQAMTDIKTHIGYARAWVRLALEKKFLSRHLRTLLSDNRLLRSQYKRSAFLRCEEEKEQFLYHLLTLNAVDYFCFTNNYPTTKLPYRVIIFPSRKASAATTSANSWIAISGTLCETNPVPIPKGALEFVFHHKNLGVLSTLRIGHDNTGLSPKWMVEYVVIRNEVTGHTFKFPCGRWLGKGIDDGSTERLLVGALVPRNIEELVESCSTPPRCRSPSIPRRPILSQVELQHMLGESVNAIVKFHYRRECQDGSLTALLCGEGGLVPSLEQIFLFGFKNQRIFGKNFYVWDYLLRVKENFEISLLEQMDEYSQRLNRDRRIHAENNQRFATLRCYCHLIDQINMFSQTLGKDGKFQLFICLAAREQLLHSMLRPMSEARSTADMYEETSFLRNSTLLNFLIHILEPLSEFHIVLEKSLTHGISSIC
- the LOC107995346 gene encoding DENN domain-containing protein 5B isoform X3 is translated as MNGSLGIMRGPEQHPQRFADYFVICGLDKDSGLEPDKYFGDSLQCTPLDRAYKSKVLGHYPDSVPWNPFDEHAVCMLCLPSGLKFRTQKHSVEPTFHSFVLTKEDGHRTYGFSLVFYEECRNRKICAAMQTLQAMHITELSSGQNGTPPTARKGQDGHNTRSLPRHFKLSAHSPSAALGYYDSTKDKLLVTKSISLLCQQPYLHAAKTFLTNLYKCVPRHPGPGLSLESYVYNLLYNVPVPLPGKSLKFFVPNDEPAKSPLELVIHQPTPSQELPMLDYPLKDMFTWLGADCVIQLFTCVLLENQVLLRSSDFHKLMVVSECITALLFPFSWQHVYVPILPASLYHFLDAPVPFIMGLHAQSEGGVLKIASEANLCYVDIDKQSSQFPEELPVFPHKMQFIDEIRTLLNKYKVPLTGKTDNMVINHYNGDIMTSSLTLPGSGFHLPRRKHSLHDVLDWDRPEPTAQSDTLQRIVDIVKRTGVNVEDIDSVEDNVKERVLSPQEEYQETLMFNNAIREIFLNRFVQIFSSYEHFVIQPSQDKDEWLNNRDSMHVFDKATFLSDQPTQHLPFLSRFLETQMFASLVDSKVMSTWSELDFNIRVFDQRISFLRKKIGEGIIRSTRYESCTSIEESQKILEQRLTNVDFETNPPTEILPHRAAYFRSFPLLDNVALNKEPAQSSRRGQTQWKYKMKSIESNGKNQVPQETQSPRPQTKLSADMSPALIAQANWTFVEKLLKDCKSKTKRMLVEKMGSEAVALGHGGESLSDVEENTLVASLCDLLERVWSHGLQNKQGKSALWSHLTMYQALKVEECNDPNKPLDSNFLCPALSWCVERKRFDLTDLPNLALEIDSPTRGTDKHKSPGDKKVGPEQLSLLFDIRNVQAMTDIKTHIGYARAWVRLALEKKFLSRHLRTLLSDNRLLRSQYKRSAFLRCEEEKEQFLYHLLTLNAVDYFCFTNNYPTTKLPYRVIIFPSRKASAATTSANSWIAISGTLCETNPVPIPKGALEFVFHHKNLGVLSTLRIGHDNTGLSPKWMVEYVVIRNEVTGHTFKFPCGRWLGKGIDDGSTERLLVGALVPRNIEELVESCSTPPRCRSPSIPRRPILSQVELQHMLGESVNAIVKFHYRRECQDGSLTALLCGEGGLVPSLEQIFLFGFKNQRIFGKNFYVWDYLLRVKENFEISLLEQMDEYSQRLNRDRRIHAENNQRFATLRCYCHLIDQINMFSQTLGKDGKFQLFICLAAREQLLHSMLRPMSEARSTADMYEETSFLRNSTLLNFLIHILEPLSEFHIVLEKSLTHGISSIC
- the LOC107995346 gene encoding DENN domain-containing protein 5B isoform X4; protein product: MNGSLGIMRGPEQHPQRFADYFVICGLDKDSGLEPDKYFGDSLQCTPLDRAYKSKVLGHYPDSVPWNPFDEHAVCMLCLPSGLKFRTQKHSVEPTFHSFVLTKEDGHRTYGFSLVFYEECRNRKICAAMQTLQAMHITELSSGQNGTPPTARKGQDGHNTRSLPRHFKLSAHSPSAALGYYDSTKDKLLVTKSISLLCQQPYLHAAKTFLTNLYKCVPRHPGPGLSLESYVYNLLYNVPVPLPGKSLKFFVPNDEPAKSPLELVIHQPTPSQELPMLDYPLKDMFTWLGADCVIQLFTCVLLENQVLLRSSDFHKLMVVSECITALLFPFSWQHVYVPILPASLYHFLDAPVPFIMGLHAQSEGGVLKIASEANLCYVDIDKQSSQFPEELPVFPHKMQFIDEIRTLLNKYKVPLTGKTDNMVINHYNGDIMTSSLTLPGSGFHLPRRKHSLHDVLDWDRPEPTAQSDTLQRIVDIVKRTGVNVEDIDSVEDNVKERVLSPQEEYQETLMFNNAIREIFLNRFVQIFSSYEHFVIQPSQDKDEWLNNRDSMHVFDKATFLSDQPTQHLPFLSRFLETQMFASLVDSKVMSTWSELDFNIRVFDQRISFLRKKIGEGIIRSTRYESCTSIEESQKILEQRLTNVDFETNPPTEILPHRAAYFRSFPLLDNVALNKEPAQSSRRGQTQWKYKMKSIESNGKNQVPQETQSPRPQTKLSADMSPALIAQANWTFVEKLLKDCKSKTKRMLVEKMGSEAVALGHGGESLSDVEENTLVASLCDLLERVWSHGLQNKQGKSALWSHLTMYQALKVEECNDPNKPLDSNFLCPVTDLPNLALEIDSPTRGTDKHKSPGDKKVGPEQLSLLFDIRNVQAMTDIKTHIGYARAWVRLALEKKFLSRHLRTLLSDNRLLRSQYKRSAFLRCEEEKEQFLYHLLTLNAVDYFCFTNNYPTTKLPYRVIIFPSRKASAATTSANSWIAISGTLCETNPVPIPKGALEFVFHHKNLGVLSTLRIGHDNTGLSPKWMVEYVVIRNEVTGHTFKFPCGRWLGKGIDDGSTERLLVGALVPRNIEELVESCSTPPRCRSPSIPRRPILSQVELQHMLGESVNAIVKFHYRRECQDGSLTALLCGEGGLVPSLEQIFLFGFKNQRIFGKNFYVWDYLLRVKENFEISLLEQMDEYSQRLNRDRRIHAENNQRFATLRCYCHLIDQINMFSQTLGKDGKFQLFICLAAREQLLHSMLRPMSEARSTADMYEETSFLRNSTLLNFLIHILEPLSEFHIVLEKSLTHGISSIC
- the LOC107995346 gene encoding DENN domain-containing protein 5B isoform X2 — encoded protein: MNGSLGIMRGPEQHPQRFADYFVICGLDKDSGLEPDKYFGDSLQCTPLDRAYKSKVLGHYPDSVPWNPFDEHAVCMLCLPSGLKFRTQKHSVEPTFHSFVLTKEDGHRTYGFSLVFYEECRNRKICAAMQTLQAMHITELSSGQNGTPPTARKGQDGHNTRSLPRHFKLSAHSPSAALGYYDSTKDKLLVTKSISLLCQQPYLHAAKTFLTNLYKCVPRHPGPGLSLESYVYNLLYNVPVPLPGKSLKFFVPNDEPAKSPLELVIHQPTPSQELPMLDYPLKDMFTWLGADCVIQLFTCVLLENQVLLRSSDFHKLMVVSECITALLFPFSWQHVYVPILPASLYHFLDAPVPFIMGLHAQSEGGVLKIASEANLCYVDIDKQSSQFPEELPVFPHKMQFIDEIRTLLNKYKVPLTGKTDNMVINHYNGDIMTSSLTLPGSGFHLPRRKHSLHDVLDWDRPEPTAQSDTLQRIVDIVKRTGVNVEDIDSVEDNVKERVLSPQEEYQETLMFNNAIREIFLNRFVQIFSSYEHFVIQPSQDKDEWLNNRDSMHVFDKATFLSDQPTQHLPFLSRFLETQMFASLVDSKVMSTWSELDFNIRVFDQRISFLRKKIGEGIIRSTRYESCTSIEESQKILEQRLTNVDFETNPPTEILPHRAAYFRSFPLLDNVALNKEPAQSSRRGQTQWKYKMKSIESNGKNQVPQETQSPRPQTKLSADMSPALIAQANWTFVEKLLKDCKSKTKRMLVEKMGSEAVALGHGGESLSDVEENTLVASLCDLLERVWSHGLQNKQGKSALWSHLTMYQALKVEECNDPNKPLDSNFLCPAKKSPNKFFGLPERLISSLKGKNIFEIASYIKENFNVTDLPNLALEIDSPTRGTDKHKSPGDKKVGPEQLSLLFDIRNVQAMTDIKTHIGYARAWVRLALEKKFLSRHLRTLLSDNRLLRSQYKRSAFLRCEEEKEQFLYHLLTLNAVDYFCFTNNYPTTKLPYRVIIFPSRKASAATTSANSWIAISGTLCETNPVPIPKGALEFVFHHKNLGVLSTLRIGHDNTGLSPKWMVEYVVIRNEVTGHTFKFPCGRWLGKGIDDGSTERLLVGALVPRNIEELVESCSTPPRCRSPSIPRRPILSQVELQHMLGESVNAIVKFHYRRECQDGSLTALLCGEGGLVPSLEQIFLFGFKNQRIFGKNFYVWDYLLRVKENFEISLLEQMDEYSQRLNRDRRIHAENNQRFATLRCYCHLIDQINMFSQTLGKDGKFQLFICLAAREQLLHSMLRPMSEARSTADMYEETSFLRNSTLLNFLIHILEPLSEFHIVLEKSLTHGISSIC